AATGTGTGCAAGAGAGAGCACCTCAATCCATCAGGCTCATGGTACATGAGCCCTGTCGTAccccaccagctgctgcagagggaacGTGGCTGCCCAGACTGAATTTCCTACAATTGAGTGGAGAAGGAACTTGTCCTTTTTCAGTCTGATGTTAACTGATAATTTCACTGTGGCAGTGTATGGCAGCCACACTAGGAGCTCCCCGAACTCTTCTTATCTCTTTCCTCCCTAAGAGCCTGAACAGCTAATCTGTCCAAAAGCTGCAGGCCTTTACTACCCGAGCCCCCGGGCCGATGCACTTGAAACAGCCCCTCTTGGCTCACTGTTTGGGTGTGTCTTACGACCATACTACTTCATATTCAGATATGGTAGGGCTCGACCGTACGTCCAAACTAAATTCCTTGGTCGTATGCTGCTGTTGGATTCTCTCAAGACAGCAGCTCCCTATTATAATCCTAGAATGAAAGGCCATTGAATGTTGGCTCAGATTCTCAAGTGTAGTTAAGCGCCTAATGCCCATTGATTTTAAGGGGAGTTAGTTGATTAACCCCAATGAAatcagttaggcacctaaatatcacTGAGGATCTGAGCCACTGGGACTGAATTCTAATCCCTACTCTGGTGTCTGACCATCAGGCCTTTCCTGTATTCCATCTTTTAGCACAGAACTTGGGTATGGCCTGAATTTCCTGCTCTGTCAGTTGTCTGAAGGCTAGAAATTATTCCCACGGCTCAGTAATGCAGGAGGCTTAGCTCAGGAGAGGCAGCACCAGGGTAAGTGCCTGTGTCTGCCTTTGGTGGAATGGTCCATCTCCTGGCCACTGCTTAGGGAAGTGGTTCCCCTAAATGCCTCCTGTGTCCACTTGGTCCAGATCCGCGGCTCTGGCCAAGCTGTCTCCAGAGCCACCACAgggatgaagtgggactgttcttaatgtttcctctgaatactgtatgggtgcctcagtttcccctatgcatttcttaagtctccagtgtgcataaatggccgacactctgtatcctggcaacaaatggctggggcccttcccccctgcaagagGATAGCTAAAGCtgaacagagagatcaggtgacctcctggaccaggaaagagacaaaggccagaaaggacgggctggagggggtgtcagtttggggctggctggggatgggaattGAGGGCAGACGGGGTGGTCtgcctcgctgggccccagaatggacccggctgagggatcccgttctctgtacctacaagctctgttttagaccgtgttcctgtcatctactaaacctctgttttactggctggctgagagtcatgtctgactgtgaagtggaggtgcaggaccctctggcttccccggGACCCCCCCccgggcggactcgctgtgggaaccacacagaggggcagaggatgctgaatgctccaaagagagacccaggaggtgaaaccttctgagcttcttgccctggagacagtctgctccgagggagaggaggcttcccaaagtcctgactggctttgtggggagcagtcccagagcatcgcccggggactccgtgacaggggtgCTCACAGACTGTGCATGCTTTAGGGCTGCACAAGAAGGAACGCTTTCCCAACAGCGCTGGTTACTGAGTCCCACTCGCAATGCCAGCCCATTAGACTATTGCATGCCCACTGATGATTCTGGCTGCAGAAGCTACATGATTGATGATGATGCACATGAAAGGAAGAGACCAACTTGGTTCTCAGACTCCAAGCAGAGTCTGAAAGAGACAGTCATAGTAACTGAGCCCTGCTGGACTGGAAATGACTGGGGCACAAAACCCATGGGCCTAGCATGCCATTCCACACGGTCACTTTCCGGAGTAGGTATGGACAGGACCAAGACAGCATTGGATACAACAAAATACTTTTTATGAACTAACACAGGTAGAACAGATAcacagggccagctgcagcctgtgACAGCAGCTCAGAGCCAGGCTCCACCGAAGGACAGCCATGAACCAGAGCAAGGGAAGGGACCGGGGGAGTTCAGCACTCCAGAGAGCTCCCAGCCTGCTGGTGTCCTGGGGAGACAGCACTGCCTGGTGTCATCCGGTGCCAGGGATTAGTGGGGTCACTCCATAGAGCAGTCGCTGCAGCACAGTCCCAAGGTGGAGGACTGTCGCCTTCTTCCCCAGGGGGATGCCGCAAAACAACGTACACGAAGAGACGAGCTGAGATTCATCACTATGAATGAGCCATTAGAGCTGCTGGTTTAGCCTGCTACCTGGGTGTCACCATCCACTCAAGTTATGGGAAGACACCTCCTTACGGGACCGATCTGCCCTCTGTTGTGTTGGCCTAACTCAGGAGTagctctgctgaagccactggagttacaccaggatgagaggagaagcagcaggaggggccagAGCCACAGCTGCTGTAAACTGCAGTCAATCTCTGATTGCAACCCAGGTACGGAGCTTTTCCCCAGCAGAGGTTCTGGCCCTACAGCTCAGCGCATACGTGAGGGCACTGCAGATAGTGAGCAGCAGATCCATGGGCAGAGGGcctggctctcccctgccctgcaccctagGCCAGCACCTACACCTGGGCAAAACGTGACCGGAGAAGCCAGAGCACTGTGCACAGCAGCAAGTGACTCCACAGggagctctccctccctccctcctggagtgCTTCCGGAGAGACctgtgctcccagccctgtgctggccaCGGAGCTGCCCCTTGCTTTCCAGCTGTGCACGTGGGGGAGGAATTCACTCTGGCACTGCAGCCGTGTCGTGCCAGCTACACACGGGGTTGTATGTCCCgcccaggcagcactgctggCACAGGCACCTTCCGGGCTCGCTTGGAGCTAACTGTCCTAGTTCCAGGGGTAGCCTGGGGCAAAGGGGCTTGTCGGGGTGGGAAGTGGCATGGCTGGGATGTTCCAATGATCTGGCTggtgcctggctgctgcaaggtcCATCTGGCAGGATGATCTAACCAGCCCCATCAGCCACAGGAGTGGGTGCTTCAGGACCCCCCTACCCCCGGGGCTCTGCACAGCGCAGAGATGAATGTGACCCCTGGTTTTTCTGCACAGCGCCTGTCATTGTGGCTCGGTGTGCAGGGAAGGGCGGCCTCACCCTGCACCCCTGCACTCCGGTATCATGCCACGTTCCTTCCCCAGCAAGGGAACCAGCCCAGCCTTGGGCTAACCCCTAAAGAGGAGAGGCTGTCCGGGGTAGACGGTCTCCTCTAGCTCTCATCCCTGACCTGCCTCTCCCAGGCCCATTCCGAGATGCAGGCACCATGGCTCTGCTCCCCTAGACTTCCCCGTGCAGAGCTCAGCGCAGAGGCTGACAGACGCTGTCGTTGCAGGCTGAAGACCCTGCTCATGACTTCCAAGGTTCTCAGCAGGGTGAGCACTTGTGCATGGCTCTGTCCTGCTGCTCCTGTGCCCGCTCCCCCCATacccccacaggccctgagcccGCTCCCCCCGTTCACCCCCAGGCCCTGAGCTCGCTCCCCCCCATACCCACCCAGGCCCTGTGCCTGCTCCCCCCATACCCCCGATGATTCTTAGTTTCTGTGTAATCTTTCTTTTCACCATCAGCCCcatccaaaacaaaaaatttagCTAGAGCTCCTGGGCAGGTTCACACACCTTTTGTCTTCTGTCGCCTGCTCCCCCATATCCCCGCAGGGCCCTGTGCTGCCCCCCATacccccacaggccctgagcccGCTTCCCCTATGCCCCCACAGGCCCTGTGCCCGTTTCCCCCTATGCCCCCACAGGCGCTGAGCCCGCTTCCCCCTATGCCCCCACAGGCCCTGTGTCCGTTTCCCCCTATGCCCCCACAGGCGCTGAGCCCGCTTCCCCCTATGCCCCCACAGATCCTGTGCCTGCTCCCTCCGTACCCCCACGGGCCCTGAGCCAACGTCCCCTTATGCTCCCACAGGCCCTGTGATTGCTCCCTCCATACCCCCACAGGCCCTGTGCCCGCTCCGCTCgtaccccacaggccctgagtcCGCTTCCCCCTATGCCCCCACAGGCTCTGTGCCCGCTCCTCCCTATGCCCCCTCAGGTCCTGTGCCTGCTCTCCCTGTacccccacaggccctgagcctgctcccccTATgcccccacaggccctgagccccctccccccgtaCTCCCACAGGCCCTGAGCCCGCTTCCCCCGTACTTGCGGTTCCTCTCCTTCACCACCATGCGGGTCATGCTTTGGATGCACTGCGCCCGGTAGTTCTCGTAGTGGGTCTCTCGTGTCACATCCTTGAGGTCCTGCATGTGGGTCTTCACCAGCATGGTGCGCAGCTTCACGAAGTCACAATGTGCTGGGTTCTCCACTGCAGGGGAAGGGCCTGGCTTAGACGGGCAGATCTCGGGGCCACCCGGCAAAGCAGGGCCTCCCCCAGGTGGGTGGAGGAGCTGAGGGCTGAGGAACAAATGGCCCGGGACTGCAGAAAGGCAGAGCACTGCTTTGAATTGGCCTGGCTGCACGAGGGGATGATGAGGGCTAAGTAGGGCCCTGCAGCAGGCCGGGGACCTCGCCCTGGCATCCCCCATCATAAGGAGGTGGGGTAGCACCTTTGTGCCCCCGAGCACCCCAACTGAGATCGCCGGCCAGGGTCTGTCTGGTCTGAGTGCCACAGCCCTGCCTGCTGAGACCGGCAGCAGTCCCTGTCCGTAAGCACCactgccctgggggtgggggtgggtgcaggAACATGGAGGGGGACGTGGTCCCTGAGCCTCTGAGCTATAAGTCAAACCCGCCTTACCTTCCACAATGCCCCAGGGATACAGTCGCCCACGGACTCGCCTTCCTTTGGCCTCCACAACCGTGTTGCTGCCGATCACAGCGAAAGGGATGCTCTCCTGGAACAGAGCCATGGGGTTATTCCTGGCCATGGCCTTCCCAAGCCCTGGCGCTCTGGGATCCCAGGGTCCATCTGCACTGGAGTGGGCGCTGTCATTCCCCATGGAGGCAGACACACTCGCACCAGCTTGCTCACTGCTCTGGTGTAGCTCTGGCTGCCCTGAGCACAATCCCATCGGAGCTCCTATGCACGTACTTGGATGGCCTGTGCAGCTGCGGcgatgctgctatttttagcacgtgAGCTCTGACCCAGCTAGCGTGGGTGCGTTCACCTGAGTGGAAGTTACACggccagctccagtgtagacgcACCCTCTGTTTGCTCAGCAGTCCTGCTAACAAGCCTGGTTAATGCATTCACTGGGATTGCACTAGCCACCACCTAGCACAGAGTTGCCCAAATTACAACAGGAAGGACGCATCGTGTCTGAGCCCTTGCTAAATCCAGCCCCTGGCACGGGAGTGCAAGTAACTTTCCACTGCTGGTGCTCCTTCCCCTTGAGATCAGCactcagggaaggagtggggccaGTGGGAGAGAAGATGGAGCAGTGAGAGAGGAGATGGGCTGGAAGAGAGAAGCCAGCTGCAAAGAGTCACACAGGGTTGGCAGTACCTGGTATGtcccgctgaccaggagccagaGCACCCCAGAGCAATGGCTGGAAAGGACCTGGAGAGCTGCTGCTGGCTAGCAGCGGAAAAGCCATGTAAATTGACAGTTCAATGGGAGCCGGAGCAGGGCCCGAGTCTGGCCAGGCGCTGATCTAGCAGCCCAGCAACAATGGACTCGTGACACATCACCGCTGTGTTCATCCTGTTGCAATTCCTGCCAGCTGGGCTGGGAAACAGCATCTTACTGGCCCTCCTGGTCCTTTCTGCAAGCCTGTCACTCAGAAGCTCACCTCCCATACTCTCAGTAGCCAGCAGAGATCACTGGCGGATCCCCTACTAGTCCACAGAACCAACTGGATGgctgcccctccctctgctccataCAGCACAGTGTGATGCTGGGGTCCACCATCCGGGCCTGACATGCCATGCTACAGGCTAGGGCAGCTCGGTACCTCGTGCTGGGCCACCAACCTGATTCTGTGCCCCCCGAGCTCAAAATGACAGCAACATGACAGTAATGTTGTTGGCTAGGCACGGGGAGCCCAGGGTGGAGGCTGGGAGATGCCATTGCaggcatcagaggggtagccatgcatccgacgaagtgggtattcacccatgaaagctcatgctccaatacgtctgttagtctataaggtgccacaggactctttgttgccaCTGCAGGCGTGATCCTGCCCGTGCTGGACTCAGTGGCAGGTTTGCTGTCGAtgccagcaggagcaggagcaggcccagggTGCTTTACAGGCCACTCTGGCAAAGGAGCCATGAACTCAGCTGACACGCTCAGCAGTTTGTGTCCAGCTCTCCTCACTGCCAGCAGCTGTCAGCAGCTAGTAACACCAAGTCCCCGTGTCCACAGTCTGTGTTCTTTCCTTCAGGTTTCTTTTAAAAGAGTTATTGTCAAAGGCAGCTGTCACTCTGCTGGCTCTGAAACCTCCCTAGCCTTCATTTACACCTGGGCACTGTCTCTCTCTGGTGCTTCCCCCCAGGGTTCTTCTAATGCTCACACTTCGGAAGACCTAGTTGCCTTTGTCCTTCGGTACATGTCCACTCATTCCTTTATCTGCCACTGGTCGCTCTCCCTCCGAAGCCCAGGCTGGTTCAAATACGGACTGGTCTGGTTGCTTCCCCCACACGCTGTATTTTCAGGGTGTCAGCTCTCTGAGcaacccctcctgcagccacacTGGCTGATTCGTGCTCCTTGCCTCTTTCCTTTTCAGAGGATCTAGCTTTTGGGGATCCCCCACCCTTCTCCCATGCCTGTGGATTTTAACCCTCCCTCCCATTGCTCCTTACTCAATAGATTAGGTGATTCCCCAGAACTGGCTAATGCCCTTGTGGGGTCTAATTCCATTATCTCCTGTTCTTGGTCACAGCCTCCCTCTCAGTAAACAGATGAGCCAGGAAGGTTTCCCTTCTGGCTGGACTATAAAGCTGCCCTTCTCACAGTGTAGAAGCCATTGGGCTGAGGCATGTCTGGCTGCATTTGTCACACAAGATATACCTGGGGCTTAGCAGGTGACTCTGACCCTGTTCCCTGAACTGCACTCAGAGGGACGGCCGCTCTCATCTGCTCACCTTCAATGCCTGGTCCTGCAGCTTGAAATCCTCATCTTCATCAGAATCACACTCAGGGAACTGGTAGATCCGGATCCCGTAACGTTCGATTTCTTCTCGAATCTGAACAAAGAAACAAGCCCCCCGACTGACGGCTCTGGTACTCAGCCCTGTCTTACGGCACCCTCATTTTAAGGGCATCCCAGGAGAGAGAGGACTACGTTATGCTCACCTACATGCCAACTACTGTCTGTTCTTCCATCTCACACCGAACAGTACAGTCCAGACACCAGTGGTTCATTTCCTATGGTTTCCAAATAGGCCAGGTCCCCAACATGGTACATGGGCCACTTTCTCCCCAGGGCCAGTTCTGACCATTGTCTTGTGCCCCAGGGACCTCTGGCACACAGGGTGTGGCAGCTGCACTCTTTGCAGCCTGGCCTGtacctctctccctcttctcatCGATCCTCAGACTCCATGAGGCCACAGGGACCAGCTCTTGTCTCTCCCGACCGGCCCCACCCGCGGGgtctcaccccccccaccccaggctccagGCTCCTGTGCCGTGCCAGGGCCCCCTGTCCAGACAGCACAGCCTGTGCCCCTATCCTGCGGGCCCAACCCCGGGGAGCCCATTGCCCAGACCCCCAGTGCAAGGCACTGGACCCCCGCCGCTCACCTTCCGTCCTGCGCCGCCGcctgtccccagcctgctcccgGTGCTCAGTGCGCTCCATGTGGGGCTCGCCAGCCAGGCGGCCTTAAAGGAGCAGGGGCCCTTTCACCTCCCCCTGCCCGCCGCATtagcaaggggaggggagtgCTTGGCTGATGACCCCTGAGCCGCTGCCACAGAAGGTGGCTGCGGCAATGTTGGGGCCACGCTGAGCGTGGGGCGCGATGGCCGAGGAGCCGACCCCCTCACTCCTCTGGCcatgcctgctgcccccccgcccgGCTCCCTCGGTTGTGCTGCCATCagcaccagctcagcaggtgccaCTTTTTGAAAACATGCTGAGGGGAAATGGCTGCTTCCCCTGAACACTGCTAGCTACGCTAGATGGAATACGctgaggtgcagcagcacccaggGAGTGATGGCGGAGGCTGGGGTGTAGACAGGCTCATTGTACCAGGCCAGTGCCAGACATGTGCAGGACACCCTGGCTGAGTCCCAGGAAGCAcacagctgctcccctggctgtcAATGGTTAATGGCACTGGTGGGGAATTGTGGCTCCCATTTTCCCAGTACAAATACAATGCCAGAGTGAAAGACCCTAGTGTCAGCCAGGGGCGGGAGGAGCAGTCCATTACTTGGGCTGGGGGGATGGAGGAATTCAGAGGCAGCCAGGCCTCCTCTCACCTTGCCTTTCTTGCGCTCCACCTCTGAGGGTGTCAGGGTGTCAGCTTTTGCCAGGATGGGCACAATGTTCACCCGCTGATGGAGAGCTCTCATGAATTCCACATCCAGGGGACGAAGGCTGCCAACAGAGAGCAGAGTTAGCCCTGTAAATTGGGGCTGGACGGTCTCGTAGCTACAGGACTCTGGCAGTGCGAGCACCCGCCAAGCATTGCCCAGAGCAGTGTCCAGTCAGGACTCCAGCAGAGCATGCATACCCCTGGCAGTGCCAGCTGGAGACTCCACACTGTGAGCTTCCCCAGAGCAGTACCCACCCAGGACTCCAGCAGAGCGCGCATCCCCCGGCAGTGCCAGCTGGAGACTCCACAGTGTAAGCTTCCCCAGAGCAGTGCCCTGGCAGTGGCAAGACAGGACTCTGGCAGTGCAAGCATCTGCCAAGCATTGCCCTGGCAGTGCCAGTTGGGGACTCCACAGTGTAAGCTTCCCCAGAGCAGTGCCCTGGCAGTGCCCAGACAGGACTCCGCCAGTGTGAGCATCGTGCAGTCATTGCCTCCCCACtgcctgctgagccccctgcaaTGCAAGTGTTCCCACAGCAGCCCTCAATCAAGACTCCTGCAGCAGAGCTGTCAGTGCATCACAGTGTGGGCCCACCCAGGGCCAGCACTCATTTACTGAGCAGCAAGTCTAGCTCACTAGTGCTGTGTCTAGGATTTGTGGATAAGGTGGTTTTGAGCATTCTCAGGGAAGGAGGGAGCGATCGGCTGTGGCTGGATTTCCCATACCCATGTCCAAAGGGTGAGATGAAGTAGAGGCAGCAGTGCACGCGGTTGTCCTGGATGTTCTTCCGGTTCAGACCACTCTCATCCCGGAAATATTGCTCAAATTGCTGATCTATGTAATCAGCCACAGGTTTCCAgctgggaagagaggggacagggtgGAGAGAGCAAACTGAGCCCAGTTCCCGGTGCGCCGGCCAGCGTGTTAAAAGAACTCCCTGCACTAGGAAGTGTAAGACCATCAGCTCGGAATTAGCCTGCTTCCATTGTCCTgcgggagctgcagggagctgctgcgCCTCTCCAGCCGGGAGCCAGATGTGAGAAGCTACGAGCTTCACTAGGCTGAAACACAGGGATGGCTGCACCAGAACCCAGGCCAGCATCTGATCTCTGACAGTGCAAATGACGGTGGGCAACTGGGAAATTCTCATCCTCGTCTGTCAGCCTCGCAGGCCTGAGGAAATGTCCTTCATCCAGGCCTCAGCTAAGACAACGAAGCATGTGCAAGAGCACATCATAAAGTGCTGAAAATGTAACAGAGCCACCCCTCACCTGACAGCACTGATGTGTCAAATCAAGTGCTTCTGTACCCCACTAGCACAGTGCAGCTCTGTATCACTTGCTAGTAATTACACCACAGCTAGAGATCTGGGACCCCGCTATTAGACCTATGTTATGCTAGCTgcctctttagctcaagcagtaaaagctcatgctcccctccccccacccagtggTGCCAGATTCAGTGCCCCCGACAACCCACACACGGGCACTAGCTCGCAATCTGCTCCCACAGGCAGGAAGACAAACCACAGATCCTGCTGCCCCATGTTCTGCTGCTGTCTCACAAACACTTGTGTAGCCCACTGGAGAGGGGAGAGTTGTGTCCTCCTGTACAGGTCAGCCCACAGAGAGCAGCAGGTAACACAGAAGAGGTCTGAGCTATGGAACTAAAGATGGTGGGTTCACACCCAGCTGCTAAGCCAGTGGAGCAGTAAATACAGACGCGTTAGCTGCTAGTGTGACTGTTAGCAGGGGTCTAGCCTGGAAGCTGCTCTGAGAAGTGAATGCGGACACTGTACTAACATTTGTTCTGCTGGTGCAGTTAATTATTTATTGGGTTAATGGGCGCTGGCTGTTTGCGGCGGCCTGAGACCGAGAGCAGTTGTTGGGGTGGGATTTTGCCTGTGTCCAGGGCAGGAAAGCCTGGTCCTGAACTTGATTTAAAAGAGCAACCTCACTCTCTCGCACCTGttacagctgggggagggggagagagggtgcTGGGTATTGTCACTAGTTTGATTCCTGCCCAGTGTAGCTCCCACATGTCTGGGGGCTCTGCCCCATTTCCAGCTCCCACTGCATTACACTGAAAGCTCTTCAGGGTATGGCTGTCTCTGACGTGTGTTCGGACAGAGCTTAGCACCATTGGGGCCAAGCCCAGCATATCCCTCTGTGCAGCAGGAACCACAGCTGCCTCCCTGGCCATGTGGCAGAGCTGGTCTTGCTGTGACTGGCACAGAGGGGGTGGGACGCAGATCAAACAAATAGAGAAAAAGCCACTCATCTTTTCTGGTAAATCTCTGGGTCGCTGGGCCAGTCTCATCATCTGTTGGGGTCTGGGTCAGGATTGTTGGACTTTTAAGGTTTGTCTGATCTGAAGCTGTGTCTGGGGAAAGACAGTGTTTCCCAGTGGGTAGAACACTGGACTgggctgggactctggagacctgggttctagtcccagctctgccactggcggGCTGGtgacgttgggcaagtcactgccccgtgcctcagtttccccatccgtaaaatgAAGATAAAGACCTTACCCTCTGAAGTGCTGTTTAAGAGCTAGGTGGCATAATTTCCTTTGGTGCAAACTTAAGCTAGACTTCCTGGCAGAAATGAATCCAGAACAATGGGGTTTGTTAATAGGCGAACCTCATACCACAGGCGGGGTCAGGGCCTGCATGCACACATCACTAGCCCTGGAGCTCTGGCAGATGTAAGAGCTGGAGTGTGCCAGGCTGGCTTTCCAAAGTCATTTTACTGGCTGAGTTCCTGCATGCATTGTGCAGATAAATCACAGGAGCAACAAACAGCCAGTCCAGAGCAGACATTTACCCCGCAAGGCAGCCTAGGAAGCCAGGAATTCTGTGCCAGCCATGAACATTGCCACTTGTTCAGCTCCCTCTCCGGGGTACTGCCAAGCACCGACACCAAGACTGCCTTCCGGGACTGACCCCTTTGCACCCGATGGCTCAGTTACTGCTGCTTTTATGTTCCTCTCTCCAGACCGCTGAGCACCAGGCTTCCAGGTCAGCAGCAGAAAGCCCGATTTGCACCCCGAGCCTCCTCCCACCTCTGGTGCCCCACCCCAGGAGGATGTGAGCAGTTCAGTGAGGCAGGGGTGCTTTGTGTGCAGTGGCCTGCGCTTATCTAGTACTTGGTGTCATTTCTGTTCTCTCCAGGGGCCAGACTGCCCAGTGAGTGTGGCTGCCCGGTCTCCTGCTCATCCTGCCAGGTGAACTGCGGAGCCATGGCCCCTTCCTCTCCTGTGGGACTTACCATTCCGTGTTGTTCACAGCGTCACCGAACCCTGGGGTGTCCACGATGGTCAGGCGCAGTTTGACCCCCTTCTCCTCAATGTCCACCACGTGTTTGGTGATCTCCACCGTCTGAGTAATGCGCTCTGGAACGGCAACAGCAGCAGTCAGTGGGCTGATCTGGTAGGGGCCGGAGGGAGCCGAGCTTGGCTGCACCAGACGGCGGAGACCCAGATCAGTTATCCGTggggcagctgcagggccagCCTGTGCCAGGTACCGGTGAGCACAGGCGCGGCCTGGGGGCGATGCACAGCTGTGCCTTGCCAGCGAGCACTAGCAGGGATTGTCTCAGCTCCACAGCACACAGGGGCAGGGCTGTATGAGGGCAGGACCATGGCCTGGCCTCTTCTCAGCTGCTCCCCTTGCTCTCTGGGGCGATCTGTGCCACACGGCTGCTCAGAGGGGACAGCCCTTGTGCTCTCCTGACTGCAGGCCCCTCGACTGGGCCTGACTCTTGTTCAGGGGTGCAGAGGCTGGGAGCTACCTCTTCCCCACGGCACGCCTGTGCCAGGGGCACTTGGAGCACTCCTCTGGTGGTAGCGCATGGTggacagggagctgggagcaTGTTGGGAGGTAGAAAGAGACAAGTGGAGAAGAAGCAGCTGCGGGGCTCtcctgagagagaggaaaaggggcaGCAGCCGCTGTCGGGGAGCGTCTGGGCAGGGCGGCATGAAGGGAGAGATGGGAATATCAGTCCCACGGTGATTTTCAGGGGAGTCTGGGCTCTTTACACTCACCAGGGCAAGGCAAGAGGCTGAGGAGAAGCCGCTCCCCAGCCATGCCGCAGTCTGTGCCTACATTAACACTGCCCCACTACCTTGGAGCGGGAACGTGGTGCAGGGAGGTTGCAGCCCTGGGGCCCAAGTGAAGGCCCCACTGGCACTGCTTAGAGATAGCAGCTCCTATGGCTGCAGTGTGGGGACAGTGAAGCTGTGGGCACTGCCTCTGCCATGGCCCTGCACCGCAGCAAAGGAACTGGTCTGCTGTAGACTGACTGTACGTAAACAAATCTGGTTCATCTCCGGAGAGCCCAAACAAACACATTGCTCAGGGCCCTGGCTGTGACAAGCGCTTGGTTCCCATGCAGCTCCCCAGACCTTGAGAAGGGAAGCTCGGTCAGGAcccatcccagccctgcaggAGCTGATTCTGGGGGCTGACACGCCAGGAAATGTgagcctgccccccatcccctgctcagcAAATGCGGCGGAGCCCTTTGGATTGTGTAAATGGGCCTGGAGTCATTTCAGCATCTGTGACCTGTTTGCAGTTCTCAGGCTCTGCCATTTAACTTGCCCTTTTCAGAGGCTATTCCTGAGGTGCTGCGTTCTACAGCTCCAAGCCAAGGCGCAGCGCTGGGCCCACCAGCACCCTGGCACacgtggggcggggggaatcaTTTGGCAGAGATCTTCACTCTGCCTTTGTCATTGGTTGGGCTACACATGGGCCATCCTGAGTATCACTAcgaggtttttttctcctgctgataatagctcaccttaattaattactctCTTTA
The genomic region above belongs to Chelonoidis abingdonii isolate Lonesome George chromosome 20, CheloAbing_2.0, whole genome shotgun sequence and contains:
- the SEPTIN4 gene encoding septin-4, whose product is MVAGESGLGKSTLVNSLFLTDMYRDRRLLSAEERITQTVEITKHVVDIEEKGVKLRLTIVDTPGFGDAVNNTECWKPVADYIDQQFEQYFRDESGLNRKNIQDNRVHCCLYFISPFGHGLRPLDVEFMRALHQRVNIVPILAKADTLTPSEVERKKGKIREEIERYGIRIYQFPECDSDEDEDFKLQDQALKESIPFAVIGSNTVVEAKGRRVRGRLYPWGIVEVENPAHCDFVKLRTMLVKTHMQDLKDVTRETHYENYRAQCIQSMTRMVVKERNRNKLTRESGTDFPIPAIPAVPDSETEKLIREKDEELRRMQDMLQKIQRQMKDSH